A single window of Chloracidobacterium sp. DNA harbors:
- a CDS encoding amino acid permease: MIEEKLVRGIGRWDFTALVVNTIIGAGIFGLPAKVFAQIGSYSLLAFAACALIIGLIVLCYAEVASRFSATGGPYLYAREAFGSAVGFEVGWLYWVVRVATFAANCNLLATYLGFFVPGAGEGTPRLIIVCSVVLVITIVNLLGVRESAVMTNIFTVGKLVPLLIFVVIGSFFVQPGNFSFGNLPEYGSFSSAVLLLIYAFVGFEASVVLSGETKEPQKTIPFGLFAALSGVAILYILVQIISIGTLPGLAASERPIADAAATFLGPLGAALITVGALISIFGNLNVGVLSSTRLLFAMSEQRDLPAVFEKTHTKLKTPYVSILATSAVILILTIQSSFLTAVAIATITRLLVYATTIIALPIFRRRQEMPPPPFSAPLGIISAVLSLALIIWLLTNVDFLKEGITVGIMVGIGLVIYIANRLWQRRNAGLDLSGREL; this comes from the coding sequence ATGATAGAAGAAAAGCTCGTCCGCGGTATCGGTCGTTGGGATTTCACGGCCTTGGTAGTCAATACGATCATCGGAGCCGGCATATTTGGCTTGCCCGCAAAGGTGTTTGCACAGATCGGGTCTTACAGCCTTTTGGCGTTTGCCGCGTGTGCCCTGATCATTGGTTTGATCGTGTTGTGCTATGCCGAGGTCGCAAGTAGATTCTCGGCGACGGGCGGTCCGTATCTTTACGCAAGAGAGGCTTTCGGGTCGGCGGTCGGCTTTGAGGTCGGATGGCTGTACTGGGTCGTGCGCGTCGCGACATTTGCGGCCAACTGTAATCTGCTTGCCACATATTTGGGGTTCTTCGTTCCCGGTGCCGGCGAAGGTACGCCGCGTCTCATCATCGTCTGTTCGGTGGTGCTGGTGATCACTATCGTTAATCTGTTGGGTGTACGCGAATCGGCAGTGATGACCAATATTTTTACGGTCGGCAAACTAGTGCCGCTCTTGATCTTCGTGGTTATCGGGTCATTCTTTGTCCAACCGGGGAATTTCAGTTTTGGGAATTTACCGGAATACGGTTCGTTCTCTAGTGCAGTGCTACTTTTGATCTACGCTTTTGTCGGTTTCGAAGCATCGGTCGTACTATCGGGCGAAACCAAAGAACCGCAAAAGACGATCCCGTTCGGGCTTTTTGCAGCTCTCAGCGGCGTTGCGATCCTCTACATTCTCGTCCAAATCATAAGTATCGGGACACTGCCGGGACTTGCGGCCTCCGAACGTCCGATCGCCGATGCGGCCGCGACGTTTCTTGGCCCGCTTGGAGCCGCTCTGATCACGGTCGGGGCTTTGATCTCGATATTCGGCAACCTCAATGTGGGTGTTTTAAGTTCAACCCGTCTGCTCTTTGCGATGTCAGAACAGCGCGATCTGCCGGCGGTCTTCGAAAAGACTCACACCAAGTTGAAAACGCCGTATGTCTCGATCTTGGCAACATCGGCCGTAATTCTGATCCTCACCATTCAGTCATCATTTTTGACGGCGGTTGCGATCGCAACGATCACGCGCCTGTTGGTATATGCCACGACAATAATCGCGTTACCGATATTTCGTCGGCGACAGGAAATGCCGCCACCGCCGTTCAGTGCTCCGCTAGGAATCATTTCTGCCGTCTTGTCGCTGGCGTTGATCATTTGGCTTTTGACCAACGTTGATTTTCTCAAAGAGGGCATCACCGTGGGAATAATGGTTGGAATTGGCCTGGTGATCTATATCGCAAATAGATTGTGGCAGCGTCGGAACGCGGGTTTAGACTTGTCCGGCCGGGAACTTTAG
- a CDS encoding serine hydrolase yields MKKLLTIGVCFGILFLFSSVGSAQRVAAKSEIVPQKGYKAVVVHESPELGAILDSSIKAMLAKFPSVVYKPGELSATLLDVRDPMNIRGAQYNGELKLYPASVVKMYYLAALERQLEDGKVIMSPELARGVKDMIVDSSNEATQYILDVLTGTSSGSELPSKEFAAWQYKRNRVNRYFSSMGYTDINVNQKTFCEDAYGIEQQSRKYKGENRNMLTTNATARLMAEIVLGRIAGPSGTAKMMELMKRDPFAATSDDGDQAHGFTGKMIIDRKMMDTMLWSKAGWTSKSRHDAAYIETVDGQKFVLVIFTENHANEKGPIPAIASGVIDGLRKGK; encoded by the coding sequence ATGAAGAAGCTGCTGACTATCGGCGTTTGTTTTGGAATATTGTTTCTATTTTCGTCAGTCGGATCTGCGCAGCGGGTAGCGGCAAAGTCCGAGATCGTTCCGCAAAAGGGTTATAAGGCGGTGGTAGTTCACGAGTCGCCTGAGCTTGGAGCGATCCTCGATTCGTCGATCAAGGCGATGCTTGCCAAGTTTCCATCGGTCGTGTACAAACCGGGCGAACTCTCGGCCACGCTACTCGACGTTCGCGATCCGATGAATATCCGCGGTGCTCAGTATAATGGCGAGCTTAAACTATATCCGGCGAGCGTCGTTAAAATGTATTATCTGGCCGCACTCGAACGGCAACTCGAGGACGGCAAGGTGATAATGTCGCCCGAACTCGCTCGCGGCGTCAAGGATATGATCGTCGATTCGTCCAACGAGGCGACGCAGTATATCCTCGACGTCCTGACGGGCACATCGAGCGGTTCTGAATTGCCGAGCAAGGAGTTTGCTGCGTGGCAGTACAAACGGAACCGTGTCAACCGCTACTTTTCGTCGATGGGCTACACCGACATCAACGTCAATCAGAAAACCTTCTGCGAGGACGCTTACGGCATCGAACAACAGTCTCGCAAATATAAGGGCGAAAACCGTAATATGCTGACGACCAATGCGACCGCACGCCTGATGGCTGAGATCGTGTTGGGCCGGATTGCCGGACCATCGGGCACCGCCAAGATGATGGAATTAATGAAACGCGACCCATTTGCCGCGACCAGTGACGACGGCGACCAGGCACACGGCTTTACCGGAAAAATGATCATCGACCGCAAGATGATGGATACGATGCTTTGGTCAAAGGCCGGGTGGACGAGCAAATCGCGGCACGACGCGGCGTACATCGAGACCGTCGACGGCCAGAAGTTTGTGCTCGTAATATTCACTGAAAATCACGCAAATGAAAAAGGCCCGATCCCGGCGATCGCGTCCGGTGTGATCGACGGCCTGCGTAAAGGGAAATAA
- a CDS encoding insulinase family protein, whose amino-acid sequence MKILKFVVCIAIMSVLLISVTAQKVADDATFKVDYEKFVLPNGLQVIFHIDRSDPVVAVSLTAHVGSAREKAGRTGFAHLFEHLLFLESENLGKGGLDAMTARIGGSGANGSTSRDRTNYLQTVPKDALEKMLWAEADKLGWFINTVTDPVLAKEKQVVKNEKRQSYDNNPYGHTSYVVDKNLYPADHPYNWQVIGSLEDLQNAKLEDVKEFFRRWYVPNNVTLVVAGDFDTGQAKKWVEKYFSEIKRGADITPIEKRPGIVKATIDLYHEDNFANVPQLTRAWPVVEQYHPDSYALDVLADYLTRGKKAPFYQVLVEDHKLTSNVRMSNDTAELAGQMELSVRAFADKDLDDVSKAIDEAFAKFEKEGISEKDLKRIKAGQETQFYNSLSSVLGKGVQLAQYSIFAGDPSFIDKDIKSILAVTPADVMRVYQKYIKGKNYVSTSFVPKGKLDLAIKGSKKAEVVEEKIVQGAEVAVDPNAAAKYDRTPSTFDRSVEPPYGPTPEVKVPAVWEQKLSNGMRVFGIENSEVPLAQFGIVIEGGLLMEDINKVGVANLMASMMTQGTARKTPQELEDAIQQLGAVINVSAGTEDIRVSVNTLAKNYTETLALVQEILLEPRWDAKEFDLTKQGVLSQIRQQQANPNEIAQNNFNLLIYGKDNIRSHNILGTAETVNSITIDDLKAFYAKNLSPSIARMNVVGALNKAMVVGSLKSLAKAWKAKSVSVPSYKTPEPPAKSQVYFYDVPDAKQSVLRFGYPALAATDNDFYPATVMNYILGGGGFASQLTQQLREGKGYTYGINSGFAGTRSPGAFLIGSGVRTNVTLESAQLVKSILLDYGKNYTEKDMETTKGFLIKSNARAFETAAAKLNMLENIGKYGWKPDYVKGREQIVKSLTVQQIKDLSQKYLNADKMIWLVVGDAKTQLPRLKELGFGDPILLNM is encoded by the coding sequence ATGAAGATCCTAAAATTCGTTGTTTGTATCGCAATTATGTCCGTTTTATTGATATCGGTTACTGCCCAAAAAGTAGCTGATGACGCCACATTCAAAGTCGATTATGAAAAGTTTGTGCTGCCGAACGGCCTGCAGGTGATTTTTCACATAGACCGCTCGGACCCTGTAGTCGCGGTTTCACTGACGGCCCACGTTGGCTCGGCACGCGAAAAGGCCGGTCGAACCGGATTTGCTCATCTGTTTGAACACCTTCTATTTCTCGAATCCGAAAATTTAGGTAAAGGCGGCCTCGACGCAATGACCGCAAGGATCGGCGGTTCGGGTGCAAATGGCTCAACGAGTCGCGATCGGACCAATTATCTTCAGACCGTGCCGAAGGATGCTCTCGAAAAAATGCTCTGGGCCGAGGCTGATAAGTTAGGCTGGTTCATAAATACGGTCACGGACCCCGTACTCGCCAAGGAAAAGCAGGTCGTCAAAAATGAGAAGCGGCAGAGCTATGACAATAACCCGTACGGTCACACCTCCTACGTGGTCGATAAGAATCTGTATCCGGCCGATCATCCATACAACTGGCAGGTGATCGGATCGCTTGAGGATCTGCAAAACGCTAAATTAGAAGACGTCAAAGAATTTTTTCGACGCTGGTATGTGCCGAACAACGTGACGCTGGTCGTCGCCGGCGACTTTGATACTGGCCAGGCAAAAAAGTGGGTTGAGAAATATTTCAGTGAGATCAAACGCGGTGCGGATATCACTCCGATCGAAAAGCGTCCCGGAATCGTGAAAGCCACGATAGATCTGTATCACGAGGACAATTTCGCAAACGTGCCTCAATTGACCCGGGCTTGGCCGGTCGTTGAGCAATATCATCCCGACTCATACGCTCTCGATGTGCTCGCGGATTACCTTACACGCGGCAAAAAGGCCCCATTCTATCAAGTGTTGGTCGAGGACCATAAACTTACGTCAAATGTCAGAATGTCTAACGACACCGCCGAATTGGCCGGTCAAATGGAGCTTTCGGTCCGGGCTTTTGCTGATAAGGACCTAGATGATGTTTCAAAGGCGATCGACGAGGCATTTGCCAAATTTGAGAAAGAGGGAATTTCCGAAAAGGACTTAAAACGCATCAAGGCGGGTCAAGAGACCCAGTTTTACAACTCGCTATCGAGCGTTCTGGGCAAAGGCGTCCAACTCGCTCAATACAGCATATTTGCCGGCGACCCATCATTTATTGATAAGGACATCAAGAGTATTCTCGCGGTCACGCCGGCGGATGTGATGCGGGTTTATCAGAAGTACATCAAAGGGAAGAATTATGTTTCGACCAGCTTTGTGCCTAAGGGCAAACTGGATCTTGCGATAAAGGGATCTAAAAAGGCGGAGGTCGTCGAAGAAAAGATCGTTCAGGGAGCGGAGGTCGCCGTGGATCCAAATGCCGCGGCAAAGTATGATCGGACACCATCTACATTCGACCGTAGCGTCGAACCACCGTACGGGCCAACTCCTGAAGTGAAAGTACCTGCCGTCTGGGAACAAAAGCTTTCAAATGGGATGCGGGTTTTCGGGATCGAAAATAGTGAGGTTCCGCTTGCTCAATTCGGGATCGTCATCGAAGGTGGCCTTTTGATGGAGGACATCAATAAGGTCGGCGTTGCAAACCTGATGGCGAGCATGATGACACAGGGGACCGCACGCAAGACGCCACAGGAACTTGAGGACGCTATCCAGCAACTCGGAGCCGTTATCAATGTTAGTGCGGGCACGGAGGATATTCGGGTTTCGGTAAATACACTTGCAAAGAATTACACCGAGACGCTCGCTCTCGTTCAGGAGATACTGCTCGAACCGCGTTGGGACGCAAAGGAGTTTGACCTGACAAAACAAGGCGTGTTAAGCCAGATCCGACAGCAGCAGGCAAACCCGAACGAGATCGCTCAGAACAACTTCAACCTGCTGATCTACGGAAAGGACAACATCCGGTCACATAATATTCTGGGGACTGCCGAGACGGTAAATTCGATCACGATCGACGACCTAAAAGCGTTTTACGCCAAAAACCTTTCGCCCTCGATCGCCCGAATGAACGTGGTCGGCGCGTTGAATAAGGCCATGGTCGTCGGATCGCTGAAGAGCCTTGCAAAGGCTTGGAAGGCCAAGAGCGTCAGTGTCCCGAGCTACAAAACTCCGGAACCGCCCGCAAAGTCACAGGTGTATTTCTATGATGTCCCCGATGCCAAACAGTCGGTCCTGCGATTTGGCTATCCGGCACTTGCGGCAACGGACAATGATTTCTATCCGGCGACAGTTATGAATTACATCCTTGGCGGCGGTGGTTTTGCGTCGCAGTTGACGCAGCAACTCCGTGAGGGCAAGGGCTACACCTACGGCATCAATTCGGGTTTTGCCGGGACCCGCAGCCCCGGGGCATTTCTGATCGGCAGCGGTGTGAGGACAAACGTCACTCTCGAGTCGGCCCAGTTGGTCAAAAGCATTCTGCTCGACTACGGTAAAAACTACACGGAGAAAGATATGGAAACGACCAAGGGTTTCCTTATCAAGAGCAATGCAAGAGCATTTGAAACCGCCGCTGCCAAGCTGAATATGCTTGAAAACATTGGAAAGTACGGTTGGAAACCGGACTATGTGAAGGGCCGCGAGCAGATCGTTAAGAGTCTGACCGTTCAACAGATCAAGGATCTTTCGCAGAAATATCTTAATGCGGACAAGATGATCTGGCTAGTCGTTGGCGACGCTAAGACGCAATTGCCACGGCTCAAGGAACTGGGTTTCGGCGATCCGATCCTTCTGAATATGTAG
- a CDS encoding S9 family peptidase gives MQKIIVRIVLVLAATALMSVSALAQGSYKKPPKEILDVLNAPTTPSTSISPTRDKMALLTPLRYPPISELAQPMLRIAGLRINPNTNGQHRQPYSVSVTIKNVYDGKEMSVVLPAGAKIISPQWSPNGKNIAVGNITATGVELWIVDTTTARARKINNVMLNTAFGGFGWEDDRTISAQIVSRTRGAAPAYQNLTPTEPNIQETSGRTGAVQTFQDLLKSPNDERLFEYYCTSQIARIDIGGKVTEIGAPGIYDDAEFSPDGKYILVSEITRPFSYQYPSGRFPKKVSIWNTDGKQVARIADVPLQDNLPVQGVQTGPRSIAWIPSESSTLMWAEALDGGDPRKKVSPRDKLVKLSAPFTGSATDVLKVENRYQGRAFGEKDGLMLFYDYNRDAQRRRIFMTDLRNPTSIKLVSDNNVNDRYNDIGQPVMKMMPNGTNLIRQFGDEIFLSGNGASPDGDRPFLRRMNLKTLKTDEIFRSNKGEYESFVAIVDDNGSQFMTRKESPSEPPNIYLHQRCPPDTNCLAVSDRKLTEFTDQVPILRGIKKQLVKYKRADGVDLSFTLYLPPGYKEGTRLPTVVWAYPLEFTDSSTAGQVTGSTSRFTQIGGISHLFFLLQGYAVLDDTTMPVVGDPLTVNDTFVKQIVDSAAAAIDKGVEMGVVDRDRVGVGGHSYGAFMTANLLAHSDLFRAGIARSGAYNRTLTPFGFQSERRTFWEAPDLYAKVSPFFVANKINEPLLMIHGEADNNQGTFPIQSERLFAAISGLGGTARLVMLPLESHGYAAQESTEHTLYEMVQWFDKYVKNAKPR, from the coding sequence ATGCAAAAGATTATCGTTCGTATTGTTTTGGTATTGGCGGCGACGGCACTGATGAGCGTGTCCGCATTGGCTCAGGGCAGTTATAAAAAGCCGCCCAAAGAGATCTTGGACGTGCTTAACGCACCGACGACGCCGTCCACCTCGATCTCGCCGACACGCGATAAGATGGCACTCTTAACGCCGTTACGTTATCCGCCGATCTCGGAACTTGCTCAACCGATGCTCCGCATTGCCGGTCTGCGCATCAATCCGAATACCAACGGCCAGCATCGTCAGCCGTATTCTGTCAGCGTTACGATCAAGAATGTGTACGACGGCAAAGAAATGTCGGTTGTTCTGCCGGCCGGGGCTAAAATAATCTCTCCGCAATGGTCGCCGAACGGTAAGAATATTGCCGTCGGTAACATTACTGCGACCGGTGTCGAACTCTGGATCGTCGACACCACAACTGCTCGTGCGCGCAAAATAAATAACGTAATGCTCAATACCGCGTTCGGCGGATTTGGATGGGAAGACGACCGAACGATCTCTGCCCAGATCGTTTCTCGCACCCGCGGTGCCGCACCGGCATATCAAAACCTCACGCCGACCGAACCAAACATTCAGGAAACTTCGGGCCGAACGGGAGCCGTTCAGACGTTTCAGGATCTGTTAAAGTCGCCCAATGACGAGCGTCTATTCGAATATTACTGCACGTCGCAGATCGCCCGGATCGATATCGGCGGCAAGGTGACGGAGATCGGTGCTCCGGGTATCTATGATGATGCCGAATTTTCGCCGGACGGCAAATATATTCTCGTTTCTGAGATCACGCGGCCGTTCTCATATCAGTATCCGTCCGGCCGTTTTCCGAAAAAGGTCAGTATCTGGAATACCGACGGCAAGCAGGTCGCCAGGATCGCTGACGTTCCGCTGCAGGACAATCTGCCGGTTCAGGGCGTCCAGACCGGGCCGCGAAGCATCGCCTGGATACCGAGCGAGTCTTCGACATTGATGTGGGCCGAGGCTCTCGACGGCGGCGACCCGCGTAAAAAGGTCAGCCCGCGTGACAAACTGGTCAAGCTGTCGGCGCCGTTTACGGGGTCCGCGACGGACGTGCTCAAGGTTGAAAATCGCTATCAGGGACGTGCCTTTGGTGAAAAGGACGGTCTGATGCTGTTTTATGATTACAACCGCGATGCCCAACGTCGACGCATATTTATGACCGACCTTCGCAACCCTACGTCGATCAAGTTGGTATCGGATAATAACGTCAACGACCGCTACAACGACATTGGCCAACCGGTGATGAAGATGATGCCCAACGGCACCAATCTAATTCGTCAGTTCGGTGACGAGATATTTCTTTCCGGCAACGGAGCGTCGCCGGATGGCGATCGGCCGTTCCTTCGCCGGATGAATCTAAAGACACTTAAGACCGATGAGATCTTTCGTTCGAACAAGGGCGAGTATGAGAGCTTTGTCGCGATAGTCGATGATAACGGATCGCAATTTATGACGCGCAAAGAGTCGCCGTCCGAACCGCCTAATATCTATCTGCACCAACGTTGCCCGCCGGACACCAATTGCCTGGCCGTTTCCGACCGTAAATTGACCGAATTTACCGATCAAGTCCCCATTCTTCGCGGCATCAAAAAGCAGCTCGTCAAATACAAGCGAGCTGATGGTGTCGATCTATCGTTTACGTTGTACCTACCGCCGGGATACAAAGAGGGAACTCGGCTGCCGACCGTCGTGTGGGCGTATCCGCTCGAATTCACGGACTCATCCACCGCCGGGCAAGTGACGGGCTCGACGAGCCGCTTTACGCAGATCGGCGGTATCTCGCACCTATTCTTTTTACTGCAAGGTTACGCGGTGCTCGACGACACGACGATGCCGGTTGTCGGCGACCCATTGACGGTCAATGACACATTCGTCAAGCAGATCGTGGATTCGGCCGCTGCCGCGATCGATAAGGGCGTCGAAATGGGTGTCGTCGACCGCGATCGGGTCGGCGTCGGAGGCCACAGTTACGGTGCCTTTATGACGGCAAACCTGCTTGCCCACAGCGACCTTTTCCGGGCCGGTATCGCCCGTAGTGGTGCTTATAACCGGACGCTGACGCCGTTCGGATTTCAATCGGAACGCCGTACGTTCTGGGAAGCTCCGGATCTGTACGCTAAGGTCTCGCCCTTTTTTGTCGCGAACAAGATAAATGAGCCGCTCCTGATGATCCACGGCGAAGCCGATAATAATCAGGGCACATTCCCGATCCAGTCCGAACGCCTCTTTGCCGCCATAAGCGGACTAGGCGGCACGGCAAGGCTCGTAATGCTTCCGCTCGAATCCCACGGCTATGCCGCCCAGGAATCGACCGAGCATACGCTCTATGAGATGGTTCAGTGGTTCGACAAATACGTCAAAAACGCGAAACCCCGCTAG
- a CDS encoding NAD-dependent epimerase/dehydratase family protein, giving the protein MVKTKAIAKTEKRILITGGTGFLGTHIVRQFLDAGETNLKVMASRVPVWMKDAGVKAVEGSVTNRDDVAKACKNVSAIFHLAGKVSRDNNDAAAMNRIHLEGTRVLCEAATEAGVQNMILASSSGTIAVTEDDQIVDETYPPPVDIILRWAYYASKYFQERAAIENFNRDGQRLVIMNPSLLLGPDDERLSSTKPVLDFLGKKVPYSPGGGLNFVDARDAAAAFISALEKGRHQEKYLLGSENMTFEQFFGRLSRLSGVAAPMLKVSKKLAMAGSSIISSFYNNWGKTSPVMPSEVEQAECFWYFDSSKAITELGFAPRDSQETLQDTIAYLRRNFLGEGVFD; this is encoded by the coding sequence ATGGTCAAAACTAAGGCAATTGCTAAAACTGAAAAGCGTATTCTAATTACCGGCGGTACCGGATTTTTGGGTACGCACATTGTCCGACAGTTTCTGGATGCCGGCGAAACAAATCTAAAAGTGATGGCCTCACGCGTTCCGGTGTGGATGAAAGACGCGGGCGTCAAAGCGGTCGAAGGCTCGGTAACGAATCGCGACGATGTTGCAAAGGCTTGTAAGAACGTCTCGGCGATCTTTCATCTCGCAGGCAAAGTGTCGCGGGATAACAACGATGCTGCTGCGATGAACAGGATCCATCTCGAAGGCACCCGCGTCTTGTGTGAAGCGGCGACGGAGGCGGGCGTCCAGAATATGATTCTCGCGTCATCGAGCGGGACGATCGCGGTCACCGAGGACGACCAGATCGTTGATGAAACCTACCCACCGCCGGTCGATATCATCCTGCGTTGGGCGTACTACGCTTCAAAATACTTTCAGGAGCGGGCAGCGATCGAAAATTTTAATCGTGACGGCCAGCGGCTTGTCATAATGAATCCATCGCTCTTGCTCGGGCCCGACGACGAACGTCTGAGTTCAACCAAACCCGTGCTCGATTTTCTAGGAAAAAAGGTGCCTTACAGTCCCGGCGGCGGATTGAATTTTGTTGATGCCCGCGATGCCGCGGCGGCATTTATTTCCGCTCTAGAAAAAGGCAGACATCAGGAAAAGTATCTGCTCGGTTCCGAAAATATGACGTTTGAGCAATTCTTCGGCAGACTATCGAGGCTCTCGGGCGTGGCGGCACCGATGCTGAAAGTTTCGAAAAAACTTGCAATGGCCGGGTCGAGTATCATTAGTTCGTTTTACAACAATTGGGGCAAAACATCGCCCGTAATGCCTTCTGAGGTCGAACAGGCCGAGTGTTTCTGGTATTTTGATTCGTCAAAGGCGATCACTGAACTTGGATTTGCACCTCGTGACTCGCAAGAGACGCTACAGGACACGATCGCCTATTTGCGTCGCAATTTTCTCGGCGAAGGCGTATTTGACTAG
- a CDS encoding glycoside hydrolase family 47 protein produces MALRKLILAPALILATWSAFTVVAQTPLKIDREAAAKQVKAEFLHAWNGYKQYCWGHDDLKPLTKTCRDWYGESILMTPVDSLDSLYLLGFKDEADKTREYIAKNLSFDKDITVQNFEITIRILGGLLSSYQITNDKRLLALADDLGRRLLPVFESPTGLPYKNVNLKTGKTSGEISNPAETGTLLIEFGTLAKLTGKQIYYDKAKRALVETYKRRSPIGLVGTNINVETGKWTNTDSHISAEIDSYYEYLLKAAILFDDQDCRNMWEDSIAKVHSYLADEGPGMSKPNVQGREVVADLWYGHADMNTGKRTETTTGALDAFFPGLLALDGDLNRARALQDSMFKMWQVNGIEPEVYDYKSGKTVAAGYPLRPEIVESTYVLYQYTKDPKYLAMGKIMFDDFVKHCRTDVAYAGLKSTVTKEKTDYMHSFVLAETFKYFYLLFAPDKTLDLKKIVFNTEAHPIQKTWK; encoded by the coding sequence ATGGCATTACGAAAACTCATATTAGCGCCTGCTCTAATACTCGCGACGTGGTCGGCGTTTACGGTCGTTGCGCAAACGCCGCTCAAGATCGACCGCGAAGCCGCCGCCAAACAGGTCAAGGCCGAGTTTTTGCACGCCTGGAATGGCTATAAGCAATATTGTTGGGGTCACGACGATCTCAAACCCCTTACGAAGACCTGTCGCGATTGGTATGGCGAGTCGATACTGATGACGCCGGTCGATTCGCTTGATTCACTTTATTTACTTGGTTTTAAGGACGAGGCTGACAAGACGCGCGAGTATATTGCCAAAAATCTCTCATTCGACAAGGACATAACTGTTCAAAACTTTGAGATCACGATCCGTATCTTGGGCGGACTTTTGTCTAGCTATCAGATAACAAATGATAAACGGCTGTTAGCTCTGGCGGACGACCTCGGGCGGCGGTTGCTGCCGGTTTTCGAGTCGCCGACGGGATTGCCGTATAAAAACGTCAATCTCAAAACAGGAAAAACCTCGGGTGAAATATCAAACCCGGCTGAGACCGGCACGCTACTTATCGAATTTGGCACATTAGCGAAATTAACAGGAAAGCAGATCTATTACGACAAGGCGAAACGTGCGTTGGTCGAGACCTATAAACGCCGCTCACCCATCGGCCTGGTCGGAACCAATATCAACGTCGAGACAGGCAAATGGACCAACACCGACAGTCACATCAGTGCCGAGATAGACTCGTATTATGAGTATTTGCTCAAGGCCGCGATACTGTTCGATGATCAGGATTGCCGCAATATGTGGGAAGACTCAATAGCCAAGGTCCATTCCTATCTCGCTGACGAAGGTCCCGGAATGTCCAAGCCGAATGTGCAGGGCCGCGAGGTTGTCGCCGATCTTTGGTACGGCCACGCTGATATGAACACCGGTAAACGAACTGAAACGACAACCGGGGCATTGGACGCGTTTTTCCCCGGCCTACTCGCCTTGGACGGCGATCTTAATCGAGCCCGTGCACTACAGGACTCAATGTTTAAGATGTGGCAGGTCAATGGCATCGAGCCCGAGGTTTATGACTATAAGTCCGGCAAGACCGTTGCCGCCGGTTATCCGTTACGGCCCGAGATCGTCGAATCGACTTACGTCCTTTACCAGTACACCAAGGATCCGAAATACCTTGCGATGGGCAAGATTATGTTTGACGATTTCGTGAAACATTGTCGGACAGATGTCGCGTATGCGGGACTCAAGAGTACTGTCACCAAGGAAAAGACCGATTATATGCACAGCTTTGTGCTGGCCGAGACCTTCAAGTACTTTTATCTATTATTTGCTCCGGATAAGACGTTGGATCTCAAGAAAATAGTATTTAATACGGAAGCACATCCGATACAAAAGACGTGGAAGTGA